Within the Aspergillus luchuensis IFO 4308 DNA, chromosome 5, nearly complete sequence genome, the region TCAACATCAGCAATCGCTTGGAGTGCCGTGTGCTCCTCAAGAGAGAGGATCTTCTCCCTGTGTTCAGTTTCAAGCTTCGTGGAGCCTACAACAAGATGGCGCACTTGACCCACGAACAACGATGGAAGGGAGTCATTGCGTGTTCAGCAGGTGGGTGGCGTCGGGGTGAACTAAATCGTGGTGACACTCGTCGACTGACATAATGAAAAGGAAACCATGCGCAGGGCGTTGCTTACTCCGCTCGGAAATTGAAGATTCCCGCGACTATTGTTATGCCATCGGGCACCCCCGCTATCAAGCATTTAAATGTCGCCCGCCTGGGTGGTAGCGTGGTCCTGCACGGAGACGACTTCGACGCAGCTAAGCAAGAAGCATACCGGTTGCAGGAGCAACACGGACTGACCATGATCCCCCCCTTCGATGACCCCTACGTGATCGCTGGACAAGGCACCATTGGCATGGAGATATTGCGCCAAGCCAATctgcagaagctggaggCTGTCTTTTGTGCcgtcggtggaggaggtctgATTGCTGGCATTGGAGTCTACCTTAAGCGCATCGCACCGCACGTGAAGATCATTGGCGTTGAGGCCCAGGATGCCAATGCCATGGCTCAGTCTCTCGACTCTGGTTCTAGAGTGTTCCTGAAGGACGTGGGACTGTTCGCAGACGGTGCTGCTGTCAAGTCTGTCGGAGAGGAGAACTACCGACTTGCGCGTGAAGTCATCGATGAGGTCGTTCAGGTCACAACAGATGAGACATGCGCCGCCATCAAGGATGCGTTCGAGGACACACGGTCTATCATTGAACCGGCGGgtgctctggctctggccgGTCTCAAGAAGTACGCCACAAACAACCCCAGCCCAGACACGAGCAGGGAGCTGTGCGCTATCGCCTCCGGAGCAAACATGGATTTCGACCGCCTGCGCTTTGTTGCTGAGCGTGCGGCTCTGGGAGAGCGGAAGGAAGCGCTTCTGAGCGTCAGGATCCCCGAGAAGCCGGGCGCTTTTGCGAAGCTCGTTGAGGTTGTTCTCCCTCATGCAGTTACCGCGTTCAGCTACCGTTACGCCCGTGATTCGTCGGCCGATGTTCTGATGGGCATCTCCTTGTCCGCCGCTACTGGCCGGGATGATTTGGCCAAGATTATTAGCCAATTGGTACGAGGTGGCATGGATACGAAGGATCTCAGTGATGACGAGCTGGCGAAGAGACACTTGCGCTTCCTGGTTGGTGGTCGCAGCGACGTCGCGGATGAACGGCTGTTCATGTTTGAGTTCCCCGAACGTCCTGGTGCTCTCGCCAAGTTCTTGACGACCCTTCGTCCCAATCAGAACATCTCTCTGTTCCACTACCGTAACTacggtggtgatgttggcaAGGTGCTTGCGGGTATCCAATGCCCCGAGAACGAGAAGGCAGAGCTGGAGGCTTTCCTCAGCGATCTGGCTTACCCCTTCACTGAACATACCGATTCTCCTACCTACAAGACCTTCTTGCGGTAGAGGAATCCGGTACAATATTTGCTTTTCCCTGATCACATTAGAGTTCTAGAAAACACAGTGTGGGCCGTTGATGGATTTTGTTTGAAATGTTTAGGCGTTCTATTGGGCATGTGGAAGATAGACCGATCTGTGTATCTAAGTTTGGGGCTTTTCTTCGTATATACTTTAATGAAGCATGATACTCACTccataatatatctatatcagccataaaaaagtaaagttCGTTGTCTTGCGAGATGTTTATAGTGAATGCTTCGGGATTAGTGGCAGCCAAACATGATTGGTCGGACATCGGAACTC harbors:
- the ILV1 gene encoding threonine dehydratase, biosynthetic (BUSCO:EOG09261O4Y;~COG:E;~EggNog:ENOG410PFIF;~InterPro:IPR038110,IPR005787,IPR001926,IPR036052, IPR000634,IPR001721;~PFAM:PF00291,PF00585;~go_function: GO:0004794 - L-threonine ammonia-lyase activity [Evidence IEA];~go_function: GO:0030170 - pyridoxal phosphate binding [Evidence IEA];~go_process: GO:0006520 - cellular amino acid metabolic process [Evidence IEA];~go_process: GO:0009097 - isoleucine biosynthetic process [Evidence IEA]) gives rise to the protein MPGEVTENGVPYPVTTKLDNLTLNERSAAPSPTSDKVDGQERSKVDYGIPDAFLLPNGTPDYLRLILTSRVYDIIEETPLHHAVNISNRLECRVLLKREDLLPVFSFKLRGAYNKMAHLTHEQRWKGVIACSAGNHAQGVAYSARKLKIPATIVMPSGTPAIKHLNVARLGGSVVLHGDDFDAAKQEAYRLQEQHGLTMIPPFDDPYVIAGQGTIGMEILRQANLQKLEAVFCAVGGGGLIAGIGVYLKRIAPHVKIIGVEAQDANAMAQSLDSGSRVFLKDVGLFADGAAVKSVGEENYRLAREVIDEVVQVTTDETCAAIKDAFEDTRSIIEPAGALALAGLKKYATNNPSPDTSRELCAIASGANMDFDRLRFVAERAALGERKEALLSVRIPEKPGAFAKLVEVVLPHAVTAFSYRYARDSSADVLMGISLSAATGRDDLAKIISQLVRGGMDTKDLSDDELAKRHLRFLVGGRSDVADERLFMFEFPERPGALAKFLTTLRPNQNISLFHYRNYGGDVGKVLAGIQCPENEKAELEAFLSDLAYPFTEHTDSPTYKTFLR